One region of Quercus lobata isolate SW786 chromosome 2, ValleyOak3.0 Primary Assembly, whole genome shotgun sequence genomic DNA includes:
- the LOC115967996 gene encoding germin-like protein subfamily 1 member 14 translates to MTNLFTCLLTVTLLALASSIASAHDPSSLQDFCVAVNNSNSAVFVNGKFCKDPKLTTTDDFFFPGLDIPRSTSNQVGSNVTLIDVDKFPGLNTLGIALARVDYAPYGLNPPHIHPRATEIQTVIEGTLLVGFVTSNPDNRFITKVLNKGDVFVFPMGLIHFQFNIGETNALAFSSLSSQNPGVITIANATFGSNPPINPDVLAKAFQLDKNVVNYLQQKF, encoded by the exons ATGACGAACCTTTTTACTTGCCTTCTAACTGTGACCCTATTGGCTTTGGCATCCTCTATTGCCTCTGCTCATGACCCTAGTTCTTTGCAGGACTTTTGTGTTGCAGTTAACAATTCCAACTCTGCCG TATTTGTGAATGGAAAGTTTTGCAAGGACCCGAAGCTTACTACAACCGATGACTTTTTCTTTCCCGGGCTTGACATTCCCAGAAGCACCTCAAATCAAGTTGGGTCAAATGTAACTCTTATAGATGTGGACAAATTTCCTGGCCTCAACACTTTAGGTATAGCCTTGGCTCGTGTTGACTATGCACCATATGGCCTAAATCCTCCCCACATTCACCCTCGTGCAACTGAGATTCAAACAGTCATAGAGGGTACTCTTTTAGTTGGCTTTGTTACATCCAATCCAGATAACCGTTTTATCACCAAAGTTCTGAACAAGGGTGATGTCTTTGTATTTCCAATGGGTCTCATTCACTTCCAGTTCAATATAGGAGAGACCAATGCCCTTGCATTTTCTAGTCTCAGTAGCCAAAATCCTGGGGTTATCACCATTGCAAATGCAACCTTTGGATCTAATCCTCCTATCAATCCTGATGTTCTCGCCAAGGCATTCCAACTTGACAAAAATGTGGTTAATTATCTTCAACAAAAATTCTAG